A window of the Streptomyces sp. Ag109_O5-10 genome harbors these coding sequences:
- a CDS encoding acyl carrier protein produces the protein MAATQEEIVEGLAEIVNEIAGIPVEDVQLDKSFTDDLDVDSLSMVEVVVAAEERFDVKIPDEDVKNLKTVGDATDYILKHQA, from the coding sequence ATGGCCGCCACTCAGGAAGAGATCGTCGAAGGTCTCGCCGAGATCGTGAACGAGATCGCCGGCATCCCGGTTGAGGACGTCCAGCTGGACAAGTCCTTCACCGACGACCTGGACGTCGACTCGCTGTCCATGGTCGAGGTCGTCGTCGCCGCCGAGGAGCGCTTCGACGTCAAGATCCCGGACGAGGACGTCAAGAACCTCAAGACCGTCGGCGACGCGACCGACTACATCCTCAAGCACCAGGCCTGA
- a CDS encoding ketoacyl-ACP synthase III, which translates to MSKIKPSKGAPYARILGVGGYRPTRVVPNEVILETIDSSDEWIRSRSGIETRHWAGPEETVAAMSIEASGKAIADAGISAEQIGAVVVSTVSHFSQTPAVATEIADKLGTNKAAAFDISAGCAGFGYGLTLAKGMVVEGSAEYVLVIGVERLSDLTDLEDRATAFLFGDGAGAVVVGPSQEPAIGPTVWGSEGDKSETIKQTVPWDRFHFGDRSGLPVDSQGNVKFPAITQEGQAVFRWAVFEMAKVAQQALDAAGISADDLDVFIPHQANVRIIDSMVKTLKLPEHVTVARDIRTTGNTSAASIPLAMERLLATGEAKSGDTALVIGFGAGLVYAATVVTLP; encoded by the coding sequence ATGTCGAAGATCAAGCCCAGCAAGGGTGCTCCGTACGCGCGCATCCTCGGTGTCGGCGGCTACCGCCCGACCCGCGTGGTGCCCAACGAGGTGATCCTGGAGACGATCGACTCCTCCGACGAGTGGATCCGGTCGCGCTCCGGCATCGAGACCCGCCACTGGGCGGGCCCCGAGGAGACGGTCGCCGCGATGTCCATCGAGGCGTCCGGCAAGGCGATCGCGGACGCGGGCATCTCCGCCGAGCAGATCGGCGCCGTGGTCGTCTCCACCGTCTCGCACTTCAGCCAGACCCCGGCCGTCGCGACCGAGATCGCCGACAAGCTGGGCACGAACAAGGCCGCCGCCTTCGACATCTCCGCCGGCTGCGCGGGCTTCGGCTACGGCCTCACGCTCGCCAAGGGCATGGTGGTGGAGGGTTCCGCCGAGTACGTGCTCGTCATCGGCGTGGAGCGGCTCAGCGACCTCACCGACCTGGAGGACCGGGCCACCGCCTTCCTGTTCGGCGACGGCGCGGGCGCGGTCGTGGTCGGCCCCTCGCAGGAGCCGGCGATCGGCCCGACGGTGTGGGGCTCCGAGGGCGACAAGTCGGAGACCATCAAGCAGACCGTCCCCTGGGACCGTTTCCACTTCGGGGACAGGTCCGGGCTGCCGGTCGACAGCCAGGGCAACGTCAAGTTCCCGGCGATCACGCAGGAGGGCCAGGCGGTGTTCCGCTGGGCCGTGTTCGAGATGGCGAAGGTCGCTCAGCAGGCGCTGGACGCGGCCGGGATCAGCGCGGACGACCTGGACGTCTTCATCCCGCACCAGGCCAATGTGCGGATCATCGACTCGATGGTGAAGACTCTCAAGCTGCCGGAGCACGTCACGGTCGCCCGTGACATCCGCACCACCGGCAACACCTCGGCCGCCTCGATCCCGCTCGCGATGGAGCGGCTTCTGGCGACCGGTGAGGCGAAGAGCGGCGACACCGCACTCGTCATCGGGTTCGGGGCGGGTCTCGTCTACGCCGCCACTGTCGTTACCCTCCCCTAG
- the fabF gene encoding beta-ketoacyl-ACP synthase II, which translates to MSPTNRTVVVTGIGATTPLGGDAASFWEALVAGKSGVSLLEQDWAAELPVRIAAQIAVEPGEIIPRPQARKLDRSAQFALIAAKEAWKDAGFTAKAGEDASANPDRVGAVIASGIGGVTTLLDQYDVLKEKGVRRVSPHTVPMLMPNSPAANVGIELGARAGVHTPVSACASGAEAIGYAIEMIRTGRADIVVAGGTEAAIHPLPIAAFGNMMAMSKNNDDPEGASRPYDSGRDGFVLGEGAGVIVLESEEHARARGARIYAEAVGQGISADAHHITQPEPSGNGIAHALQNLLDNTDLKPAEIVHVNAHATSTPQGDVAEIKALRKVFGDDVDHMAISATKSMTGHLLGGAGGIETVASILALVNRTAPPTINLDDLDPEVNADVVRGEARQLPEGRIAALNDSFGFGGHNVVLAFRTV; encoded by the coding sequence GTGAGCCCGACCAATCGCACCGTGGTCGTCACCGGTATCGGCGCAACCACACCGCTGGGTGGCGACGCAGCTTCGTTCTGGGAGGCCCTGGTCGCCGGCAAGTCCGGCGTCAGCCTCCTGGAGCAGGACTGGGCGGCCGAGCTGCCCGTCCGTATCGCGGCGCAGATCGCCGTCGAACCGGGCGAGATCATCCCCCGCCCGCAGGCCCGCAAGCTGGACCGGTCCGCGCAGTTCGCGCTGATCGCCGCCAAGGAGGCCTGGAAGGACGCCGGTTTCACCGCCAAGGCCGGTGAGGACGCGTCCGCCAACCCCGACCGGGTCGGCGCCGTCATCGCCTCCGGCATCGGCGGCGTGACGACCCTGCTCGACCAGTACGACGTGCTCAAGGAGAAGGGCGTACGCCGTGTCTCCCCGCACACCGTGCCGATGCTGATGCCCAACTCGCCGGCCGCCAACGTCGGTATCGAGCTGGGTGCGCGGGCCGGTGTGCACACGCCCGTGTCGGCCTGCGCCTCCGGCGCCGAGGCCATCGGGTACGCCATCGAGATGATCCGCACCGGGCGTGCGGACATCGTCGTGGCCGGCGGCACGGAGGCGGCGATCCACCCGCTGCCGATCGCCGCGTTCGGCAACATGATGGCGATGTCCAAGAACAACGACGACCCCGAGGGTGCGTCGCGTCCCTACGACTCCGGCCGTGACGGCTTCGTCCTCGGCGAGGGCGCGGGCGTGATCGTCCTGGAGTCCGAGGAGCACGCGAGGGCGCGCGGGGCGCGGATCTACGCGGAGGCGGTCGGCCAGGGCATCTCGGCCGACGCGCACCACATCACGCAGCCGGAGCCGTCGGGCAACGGGATCGCGCACGCGCTGCAGAACCTGCTCGACAACACGGACCTGAAGCCGGCCGAGATCGTGCACGTCAACGCGCACGCGACGTCGACGCCGCAGGGTGACGTGGCCGAGATCAAGGCGCTGCGGAAGGTGTTCGGCGACGACGTCGACCACATGGCGATCTCCGCGACCAAGTCGATGACCGGTCACCTGCTGGGCGGTGCCGGCGGGATCGAGACCGTCGCGTCGATCCTGGCGCTGGTGAACCGGACGGCTCCGCCGACCATCAACCTCGACGACCTCGACCCCGAGGTCAACGCGGACGTGGTGCGGGGCGAGGCACGGCAGCTGCCCGAGGGCCGGATCGCCGCGCTGAACGACTCGTTCGGCTTCGGCGGCCACAACGTCGTCCTGGCGTTCAGGACCGTGTGA